The following proteins are encoded in a genomic region of Phycisphaera sp.:
- the dnaE gene encoding DNA polymerase III subunit alpha, with protein sequence MDQLGSGFAHLHLHTEYSLLDGGNRVDRLTDRIKELGTPAVAVTDHGNMFGAVAMYEACRQRGIRPILGVEAYVCPPGRPRQDRTYTGVSDGGYHLVLLAENITGWNNLMLLCSQAYLTGFYFKPRIDRDLLEQHSSGLIAINGHLGSELGDHLLAYVRNNSQTSWDAAEESVEWHKRVFADEGTGPRFYCEMQHHVPEQVSINPHVIKLARKHDVPLVCDNDSHFLRAEDHDAHDTLICISMGKNKHDQERLRYTPELYVKSPEQMRELFEGEYGEDGAEACDNTLRIAARCDVELPIGANHAPVVVVRTPDELPDSGGKAYGGDLTAWYKDYCSRFTLEPAADAGLDHDELNVQCDEALRLLAEGGMVWRYGPDITAHKHEHAEGADRTEAAREKAVDVDAFDKWARLNRELKILADKSISAYFLIVWDFVNWGRAKGIPALARGSGVGTMAGYVLGLSNACPVKYGLLFERFTDPDRSEYPDIDIDLCQDGRGDVIRYVREKYGHVAQIITFGTLKARAAVRDVARVLAISLPAADRLAKAIPEQLGMTLDKAEAEDPEWADIAAGKPAALAKINDKLPPEQHADKETIQRLIANAKVMEGQARHASVHAAGVIVATRPLHELVPLYKQSGGGEDEAITQWDGPTCEKMGLLKMDFLGLRTLSVIERARSLITAAMDEEAIYKAVGREAGDGGPHPLDLDRLTYDNPTVFEMFSRGDTTGVFQFESGGMRRLLMEMKPDRLEDLIAANALFRPGPMDLIPDYNRRKHGQEAVPKVHEIVDRFTAETYGVMVYQEQVMQIVHELGGIPLRAAYSLIKAISKKKEKIIAAEKPKFIEGAGTQGLDAARAEELFELILKFAGYGFNKSHSTGYAIVAYQTAYLKTYFPAPYMAAFLTFESQAQKVADWLPYLEDCKRTRVLDAKTGEVLRTGIDVAPPDINLSGQDFEVVYAPGEPHDAAHGHIRFGMKAIKGAGGGAIEAIVNARQGEDGPEPFRDLFDFCERIPLRSVNKATIESLVKAGAFDNVHSREQRAAMVASIEQAVSAGQSAAADRAAGQGGLFGGGAAAEEVPSPALVNIEPWGEQETLRNEKDTLGFYVSSHPLDQWGPWIRAFASHELGDLAGVEQGRRVIAGVMVQSTRVIVARSGRSAGQKMGILTVEDTTGTADAVLFTDAYQRYAHLLEDDSPKFVLGRLDRSRGDAQIIVEQMTPIEAVPLEGGKLRLYVRDSRLNGNGPLALETVHELARGHDASVKNGAPVDGPASPLEVVLCIGEHEPVAVPSTNPKRVRLEPAFIASVEGVLGPLSARLVEGVAVEREDKRRNGYGGGGNGNGSTMRR encoded by the coding sequence TTGGATCAGTTAGGAAGCGGCTTTGCCCACCTGCACCTGCACACCGAGTATTCGCTTCTGGACGGCGGCAATCGGGTCGATCGGCTGACCGATCGCATCAAGGAGCTGGGGACGCCCGCGGTGGCCGTGACCGACCACGGCAACATGTTCGGCGCGGTGGCGATGTACGAGGCCTGCCGCCAGCGAGGCATCCGGCCGATTTTGGGCGTCGAGGCGTACGTGTGCCCGCCGGGCCGGCCCAGGCAGGACCGCACCTACACGGGCGTGAGCGACGGCGGGTACCACCTCGTGCTGCTGGCCGAGAACATCACCGGCTGGAACAACCTGATGCTGCTATGCAGCCAAGCGTACCTGACGGGGTTCTACTTCAAGCCGCGCATCGATCGTGATTTGCTCGAGCAGCACAGCAGCGGGCTGATCGCTATCAACGGCCACCTGGGCAGCGAGCTGGGCGACCACCTGTTGGCCTATGTGCGCAACAACAGCCAGACGTCGTGGGATGCCGCGGAGGAGAGCGTCGAGTGGCACAAGCGTGTGTTCGCCGACGAGGGGACGGGCCCGCGGTTCTATTGCGAGATGCAGCACCACGTGCCCGAGCAGGTATCGATCAACCCGCACGTGATCAAGCTGGCGAGGAAGCACGACGTGCCGCTGGTGTGCGACAACGACTCGCACTTCTTGCGTGCCGAAGACCACGACGCGCACGACACGCTCATCTGCATCTCGATGGGCAAGAACAAGCACGACCAGGAACGGCTGCGCTACACGCCCGAGCTGTATGTCAAGAGCCCCGAGCAGATGCGCGAGCTGTTTGAGGGCGAATACGGTGAGGACGGCGCCGAGGCGTGCGACAACACGCTGCGCATCGCGGCGCGGTGCGACGTGGAATTGCCGATCGGAGCCAACCACGCGCCGGTGGTGGTGGTGCGCACGCCCGACGAGTTGCCCGACAGCGGCGGCAAGGCGTACGGCGGTGATCTGACGGCGTGGTACAAGGACTATTGCTCGCGGTTCACGCTCGAACCCGCGGCCGACGCCGGGCTGGACCACGACGAGCTCAACGTGCAGTGCGATGAGGCGCTGCGCCTGCTGGCCGAGGGCGGGATGGTGTGGCGGTACGGGCCCGACATCACGGCGCACAAGCACGAGCATGCCGAGGGTGCCGACCGAACGGAGGCCGCGCGCGAGAAGGCGGTCGATGTCGATGCGTTCGACAAGTGGGCCCGGCTGAATCGAGAGCTGAAGATCCTGGCCGACAAGAGCATCAGCGCGTACTTCCTGATCGTGTGGGACTTCGTGAATTGGGGCCGAGCCAAGGGCATCCCGGCCCTGGCCCGTGGCTCGGGCGTGGGCACGATGGCGGGCTACGTGCTGGGCCTCTCCAACGCCTGCCCGGTGAAGTACGGGCTGCTGTTCGAGCGGTTCACCGACCCGGACCGCAGCGAGTACCCCGATATCGATATCGACCTGTGCCAGGACGGGCGCGGCGACGTCATCCGCTACGTGCGCGAGAAGTACGGGCACGTGGCCCAGATCATCACGTTCGGGACGCTCAAGGCGCGGGCGGCCGTGCGCGACGTGGCCCGCGTGCTGGCGATCAGCCTGCCCGCGGCCGATCGGCTGGCCAAAGCGATCCCCGAGCAACTCGGCATGACGCTGGACAAGGCCGAGGCGGAAGACCCCGAGTGGGCCGACATCGCCGCCGGCAAGCCCGCGGCGCTGGCGAAGATCAACGACAAGCTGCCGCCCGAGCAGCACGCCGACAAGGAGACCATCCAGCGGCTCATCGCCAACGCGAAGGTGATGGAAGGGCAGGCGCGGCACGCGAGCGTGCACGCGGCGGGCGTCATCGTCGCGACCAGGCCGTTGCACGAGCTCGTGCCGCTGTATAAGCAGAGTGGCGGCGGCGAGGACGAGGCCATCACGCAGTGGGACGGCCCGACCTGCGAAAAGATGGGCCTGCTGAAGATGGACTTCCTCGGATTGCGCACGCTGAGCGTGATCGAGCGGGCGCGGTCGCTCATCACCGCCGCGATGGACGAGGAGGCGATCTACAAGGCCGTGGGTCGAGAAGCCGGCGACGGGGGCCCCCACCCACTCGATCTCGATCGCCTGACGTACGACAACCCGACCGTGTTCGAGATGTTCTCTCGCGGCGACACGACGGGCGTGTTCCAGTTCGAGTCGGGCGGCATGCGGCGGCTGCTGATGGAGATGAAGCCCGACCGGCTCGAAGACCTTATCGCCGCCAACGCGCTGTTCCGGCCCGGGCCGATGGACCTGATCCCCGATTACAACCGGCGTAAGCACGGGCAGGAGGCGGTGCCCAAGGTCCACGAGATCGTCGATCGATTCACGGCCGAGACCTACGGCGTGATGGTGTACCAGGAGCAGGTGATGCAGATCGTCCACGAGCTGGGCGGCATCCCGCTGCGCGCGGCGTACTCGCTCATCAAGGCGATCAGCAAGAAGAAAGAGAAGATCATCGCGGCCGAGAAGCCCAAGTTCATCGAGGGTGCGGGCACGCAGGGCCTCGACGCAGCGCGAGCCGAGGAGCTGTTCGAGCTGATCTTGAAGTTCGCCGGGTATGGCTTCAACAAGAGCCACTCAACTGGTTATGCGATCGTGGCGTACCAGACTGCGTACCTGAAGACGTACTTCCCCGCGCCGTACATGGCGGCGTTCCTAACCTTCGAGAGCCAGGCGCAGAAGGTGGCCGATTGGTTGCCATACCTTGAGGATTGCAAGCGCACGCGTGTGCTCGACGCGAAGACCGGCGAGGTGCTGCGGACGGGCATCGACGTCGCGCCGCCCGATATCAACCTGTCGGGGCAAGACTTCGAGGTGGTGTACGCCCCCGGCGAGCCGCACGACGCGGCCCACGGGCACATCCGTTTTGGCATGAAGGCCATCAAGGGCGCGGGCGGCGGCGCGATCGAGGCGATCGTGAACGCGCGGCAGGGCGAGGACGGGCCCGAGCCGTTCCGTGACCTCTTCGACTTCTGCGAGCGCATCCCGCTGCGCAGCGTGAACAAGGCGACGATCGAGAGCCTGGTGAAGGCCGGCGCGTTCGATAATGTCCATTCTCGCGAGCAGCGGGCGGCGATGGTCGCGTCGATCGAGCAAGCCGTGAGCGCGGGCCAGAGCGCGGCGGCCGACCGCGCTGCGGGGCAGGGCGGGTTGTTCGGTGGCGGTGCCGCGGCGGAAGAAGTGCCGTCGCCCGCATTGGTGAACATCGAGCCCTGGGGCGAGCAGGAAACGCTCCGCAACGAGAAGGACACGCTGGGGTTCTACGTCTCGAGCCACCCGCTGGACCAGTGGGGCCCCTGGATCCGTGCGTTCGCGAGCCACGAGCTTGGGGATCTGGCCGGCGTCGAGCAGGGCCGCCGCGTGATCGCTGGCGTCATGGTGCAGAGCACCCGCGTGATCGTGGCGCGGAGTGGTCGGAGTGCCGGGCAGAAGATGGGCATCCTGACCGTCGAGGACACCACGGGCACCGCCGACGCCGTGCTGTTTACCGACGCCTACCAGCGCTACGCGCACCTGCTCGAGGACGACTCGCCAAAATTCGTACTGGGACGGCTCGATCGCTCGCGCGGCGATGCCCAGATCATCGTCGAGCAGATGACGCCCATCGAGGCGGTGCCCCTGGAGGGCGGCAAGCTGCGGCTGTATGTTCGCGATAGCCGGCTCAATGGCAACGGGCCGCTCGCGCTCGAAACCGTGCACGAGCTGGCGCGCGGGCACGACGCGTCGGTCAAGAACGGTGCGCCCGTCGATGGGCCGGCCTCGCCTTTGGAAGTCGTGCTGTGCATCGGCGAGCATGAGCCGGTGGCCGTGCCCTCAACCAACCCCAAGCGCGTTCGCCTGGAACCGGCGTTCATCGCGAGCGTCGAGGGCGTGCTCGGGCCGCTGTCGGCGCGGCTGGTGGAGGGCGTGGCCGTCGAGCGCGAGGACAAACGCCGCAACGGCTACGGCGGTGGCGGGAATGGCAACGGCAGCACTATGCGGCGGTGA
- a CDS encoding M20 family metallopeptidase, with translation MTTTSMPASQTISQLIKADLPRLTGLRREFHKNPELSNNEHATAKRIEAELRELGLELKTGLATNGTGIIAYLPATNPTRTTIALRGDIDALPITESTGKPYASTKPGVMHACGHDGHTAILLGAARALSQVEERSNNVLFLFQPAEEDGGGAEVMCDQGVLKGAEGGGLGEPVTRIFGLHGWPRMPLGKVGTRPGPMMASTDDFDVRIVGRGGHAAMPHLAKDPIVAASAVVMALQTIASRAVNPNDAGVITVGQFEAGTANNIIPDSARIVGTVRALTDDTRALLADRFRQVVESTAAAHGCTAEVDWLPGYPVTTNDSQCADHMLAVARQTLGDDAVEIVPEASMGGEDFSYYSRHVPACFFLLGLLPRGADPDTVPLLHQPGFDFNDDALPVGVRLMCALATA, from the coding sequence ATGACGACCACTTCCATGCCGGCTTCCCAGACCATCTCGCAATTGATCAAGGCCGACCTGCCCCGGTTAACCGGGCTGCGCCGTGAGTTCCATAAGAACCCCGAGCTGAGCAACAACGAGCACGCAACCGCCAAGCGCATCGAGGCCGAGCTGCGCGAGCTGGGGCTGGAACTCAAGACCGGTCTGGCCACCAACGGCACCGGCATCATCGCCTACCTGCCCGCGACCAATCCCACGCGCACGACGATCGCGCTTCGGGGCGATATCGACGCATTACCCATCACCGAGAGCACCGGCAAGCCGTACGCATCGACGAAGCCCGGCGTGATGCATGCCTGCGGCCACGATGGCCACACGGCCATCCTGCTCGGTGCCGCACGCGCCCTTTCGCAAGTCGAAGAACGATCAAACAACGTGCTGTTCCTCTTCCAGCCGGCCGAGGAAGACGGCGGCGGCGCGGAGGTCATGTGCGACCAGGGCGTGCTCAAGGGTGCCGAAGGCGGCGGACTGGGCGAGCCGGTCACGCGCATCTTCGGCTTGCACGGCTGGCCTCGCATGCCGCTGGGCAAGGTCGGCACACGTCCCGGGCCGATGATGGCGAGCACCGACGACTTCGACGTGCGCATCGTGGGCCGAGGCGGGCACGCGGCCATGCCTCACCTAGCCAAGGATCCGATCGTTGCGGCCAGCGCCGTCGTGATGGCGCTCCAGACCATCGCGTCGCGAGCGGTGAATCCCAACGACGCCGGCGTGATCACCGTTGGCCAGTTCGAGGCCGGCACGGCCAACAACATCATCCCCGACAGCGCCCGCATCGTCGGCACCGTCCGCGCGTTGACCGACGACACGCGAGCACTGCTCGCCGACCGCTTCCGCCAGGTCGTCGAATCGACCGCCGCCGCCCACGGCTGCACCGCCGAGGTCGACTGGCTGCCCGGCTACCCCGTCACGACCAACGACTCGCAATGCGCCGACCACATGCTCGCTGTTGCGCGCCAGACGCTGGGCGACGACGCCGTCGAGATCGTGCCCGAGGCCAGCATGGGTGGCGAGGACTTCAGTTATTACAGCCGCCACGTGCCCGCGTGCTTCTTCCTGCTCGGGTTGTTGCCGCGGGGTGCCGACCCCGACACGGTGCCGCTGCTGCACCAGCCGGGATTCGACTTCAACGACGACGCCCTGCCCGTGGGCGTTCGGCTGATGTGCGCCCTGGCGACGGCCTGA
- a CDS encoding ROK family protein yields MTTSPDQTDSVLVGVDVGATGLRAGIVDGRGNVIARNKQATPKDPDQAARAIARAVTRACEDAGVALPPAVGLGVPGPVVGNSITAAINLGWRDVPLGEMVREHLGVPAVLINDVNAAALAEQRLGAARGESDMIALWIGTGVGGGAVLGGEVYLGIDGVAVEAGHIIINADGPPDARTVEQCCSRRAIVEAVRQGMADGRASSVKEATPQAIADAYRQGDDLCVSVVDHALRLVGSAAASSCAMLGPSVVVVGGALVEAIGPAVAQVVGRAANADAFPPGRPLSVRQSVFGDDAGLIGAALFAARTMAR; encoded by the coding sequence ATGACGACATCACCCGATCAAACCGATTCCGTCCTGGTGGGTGTCGACGTCGGCGCTACGGGCTTACGCGCGGGTATTGTCGATGGCCGGGGCAATGTCATCGCCCGCAACAAGCAGGCGACACCCAAGGATCCCGACCAGGCGGCCCGAGCCATCGCGAGAGCCGTCACGCGTGCCTGCGAGGATGCGGGTGTTGCGCTCCCACCGGCCGTCGGCCTGGGCGTACCCGGCCCGGTCGTCGGCAACTCGATCACCGCCGCGATCAACCTCGGCTGGAGAGACGTGCCGCTGGGAGAAATGGTGCGCGAGCACCTGGGTGTGCCGGCGGTGCTCATCAACGACGTGAACGCGGCCGCGCTGGCCGAGCAACGCCTTGGAGCGGCGCGCGGTGAATCGGACATGATCGCGCTGTGGATCGGCACCGGCGTGGGCGGTGGGGCGGTGCTGGGCGGCGAGGTCTACCTTGGGATCGACGGTGTCGCGGTCGAGGCGGGGCACATCATCATCAACGCCGACGGCCCGCCGGACGCGCGAACGGTCGAGCAGTGCTGCTCCCGCCGGGCGATCGTCGAAGCCGTGCGGCAGGGCATGGCCGATGGTCGGGCCAGCTCTGTGAAAGAGGCAACCCCCCAAGCCATCGCCGACGCCTACCGCCAGGGCGACGACCTGTGCGTGTCGGTGGTCGACCACGCCCTGCGCCTCGTCGGCTCGGCCGCAGCCAGTTCATGCGCCATGCTCGGGCCGAGTGTTGTCGTGGTGGGCGGCGCGCTGGTCGAGGCCATCGGGCCGGCGGTCGCTCAGGTTGTGGGCCGGGCCGCCAACGCCGACGCCTTCCCGCCTGGCCGCCCGCTCTCGGTCCGCCAGAGCGTGTTCGGCGACGACGCCGGGCTCATCGGCGCGGCCCTGTTCGCCGCCCGTACAATGGCCCGATGA